One Acidobacteriota bacterium genomic window carries:
- a CDS encoding rhodanese-like domain-containing protein, with amino-acid sequence MSVTQVDVRQAQALRASEDYTYVDVRSIPEYDAGHPAGAHNVPLLHRDPATGMMQPNVQFLDVMQANYAKDAKLLVGCQMGGRSSQAAQILVSAGYTNVCNVLGGFGGARDRYTGQVLNEGWADAGLPVDTEPTPGGSYGELSGG; translated from the coding sequence ATGAGCGTGACACAAGTGGATGTGAGACAGGCGCAGGCGTTGCGCGCGAGCGAGGACTATACGTACGTCGATGTACGGTCGATCCCCGAGTACGATGCGGGCCACCCGGCCGGCGCGCACAACGTGCCGCTGCTGCACCGGGACCCCGCTACCGGCATGATGCAGCCGAACGTGCAGTTTCTCGACGTGATGCAGGCGAACTACGCGAAGGACGCCAAGTTGCTGGTCGGCTGCCAGATGGGTGGCCGCTCTTCGCAGGCGGCGCAGATTCTGGTGAGCGCCGGTTACACGAACGTCTGCAACGTCCTGGGAGGCTTCGGCGGCGCGCGCGACCGGTACACCGGGCAGGTGCTCAACGAGGGCTGGGCCGATGCCGGCCTTCCGGTTGATACCGAGCCGACGCCCGGCGGCAGCTACGGCGAGCTGTCAGGCGGCTAG
- a CDS encoding abhydrolase domain-containing 18 — MARTTDRVVRPFEWGLDWVFETAPRDDPGSALRDWAAEQTAASERFYAAPAAHDFSFDGFNLSFPSAFRTPHPENNTVRARYFPAAARKNGDPPKRAVVILPQWNAGFDAHIALARIIARVGISAVRLSLPYHDERMPPELHRADYIVSANVGRTAQVCRQAVLDARRTVDWLVGQGYERIGILGTSLGSCLSMLTAAHDPRIRVAALNHISPWFADVVWEGLSTAHVREGLDGSIDLPLLRDCWLPISPAPYVHRMRGTRTLLVYARYDLSFPVRLSRQLVDQFRTEGVDPEVSVLPCGHYSTGIAPFSWLDGWVLVQFLRRAL; from the coding sequence GTGGCGCGCACCACGGACCGGGTGGTCCGGCCGTTCGAGTGGGGACTGGACTGGGTGTTCGAGACGGCGCCCCGCGACGATCCGGGCAGCGCGCTTCGCGACTGGGCGGCAGAGCAGACCGCCGCCAGCGAACGGTTCTACGCCGCCCCGGCGGCCCACGACTTCAGCTTCGACGGGTTCAACCTCTCGTTCCCCAGCGCGTTCCGGACGCCGCACCCGGAAAACAACACGGTCCGCGCGCGGTACTTTCCGGCGGCGGCCCGGAAGAACGGCGACCCGCCCAAGCGGGCCGTCGTCATACTGCCGCAGTGGAACGCCGGCTTCGACGCACACATCGCACTGGCCCGGATCATCGCTCGGGTCGGCATCAGCGCGGTCCGGCTCAGTCTTCCGTACCACGACGAGCGCATGCCGCCGGAGCTCCACCGGGCCGACTACATCGTGAGCGCGAACGTCGGGCGGACGGCGCAGGTCTGCCGGCAGGCGGTGCTCGACGCGCGCCGGACCGTCGACTGGCTGGTAGGGCAGGGCTACGAACGGATCGGCATCCTCGGGACCAGCCTCGGGTCGTGCCTCTCGATGCTGACGGCGGCGCACGATCCGCGCATCCGGGTTGCGGCGCTCAACCACATATCGCCGTGGTTCGCCGACGTGGTGTGGGAGGGGCTGTCGACGGCGCATGTGCGGGAGGGGCTCGACGGGTCGATCGACCTGCCGCTGCTGCGCGACTGCTGGCTGCCGATCAGCCCCGCCCCCTACGTGCATCGAATGCGAGGAACCCGAACCCTCCTCGTGTACGCGCGGTACGACCTCTCGTTTCCGGTGCGGCTCTCGCGCCAGCTCGTGGATCAGTTCCGGACCGAGGGCGTCGATCCGGAAGTGTCGGTTCTCCCGTGCGGGCACTACAGCACGGGAATCGCCCCGTTCTCGTGGCTGGACGGATGGGTCCTGGTGCAGTTCCTGCGCCGGGCGCTGTAG